One part of the Thermococcus radiotolerans genome encodes these proteins:
- a CDS encoding DEAD/DEAH box helicase → MSFESLGLSRATLVAVREKGFETPTDIQREVIPRLLSGDVDIIGQSQTGTGKTAAFALPIIEAIDPKIKAVQAIILTPTRELALQVADEIKSLRGRKRVYVYAIYGGQPIGPQIRALERGTHVVVGTPGRVLDHIRRRTLDLSSVKFFILDEADRMLDMGFIDDIEAIFRETPRRKRVLMFSATMPPEIRRLARRYMGNYEVISVSSDELVPEMVDQEYIEVVPARKFTVLKKILSDDFYGIVFCATKRETRELSEKLRRGGYSAEALNGDMSQAARERTFWRFKTKRTRILVATDVAARGLDVQDISHIVNYSLPMTAEDYVHRIGRTGRMGKRGRAITFIMPGEFKRLRYIAQVAGVEIRKSELSEDIPKEYRERYERGPSDGYRRNGRRNSRYPRNSRGYSKNSRGRW, encoded by the coding sequence ATGAGTTTTGAAAGCTTAGGCTTATCCAGGGCCACGTTAGTGGCGGTTAGAGAGAAGGGTTTTGAGACCCCAACGGACATTCAGAGGGAAGTCATTCCACGTCTTCTATCGGGCGACGTCGATATAATCGGCCAGTCCCAGACCGGGACGGGAAAGACCGCTGCCTTTGCACTCCCCATAATCGAGGCGATTGACCCGAAGATAAAGGCCGTTCAGGCGATAATATTGACCCCCACGAGGGAGCTCGCCCTCCAGGTGGCGGATGAAATCAAGAGCCTCCGCGGGAGGAAGAGGGTTTACGTCTACGCCATCTACGGCGGCCAGCCGATAGGGCCGCAGATCAGGGCGCTTGAGCGGGGAACCCACGTTGTAGTTGGAACCCCCGGCAGGGTTCTCGACCACATAAGGCGCAGGACCCTCGATCTGAGCTCCGTGAAGTTCTTCATCCTCGATGAGGCCGACAGAATGCTCGACATGGGTTTTATAGACGACATAGAGGCGATTTTCAGGGAGACCCCGAGGAGGAAGAGGGTGCTGATGTTCTCCGCAACGATGCCCCCCGAGATTAGAAGGCTCGCGAGGCGCTACATGGGGAACTACGAGGTTATAAGCGTCAGCAGCGACGAGCTCGTGCCCGAGATGGTGGATCAGGAGTACATAGAGGTCGTTCCCGCGAGAAAGTTCACGGTGCTGAAGAAGATCCTCAGCGACGACTTTTACGGCATAGTCTTCTGCGCCACCAAGAGGGAAACCAGAGAGCTGAGCGAGAAGCTCAGGAGGGGGGGCTACAGCGCCGAGGCTTTAAACGGCGACATGAGCCAGGCCGCCCGTGAGAGAACCTTCTGGCGCTTCAAGACTAAGCGAACGAGGATTCTCGTGGCAACCGATGTTGCCGCGCGCGGCTTGGACGTCCAGGACATAAGCCACATCGTCAACTACTCCCTGCCCATGACGGCCGAGGACTACGTCCACCGGATAGGGAGAACCGGCAGGATGGGCAAGCGGGGAAGGGCGATAACCTTCATAATGCCCGGCGAGTTCAAGAGGCTGCGCTACATTGCCCAGGTAGCTGGTGTGGAGATAAGGAAATCCGAGCTCAGCGAGGATATCCCGAAGGAGTACCGGGAGAGGTACGAGCGCGGCCCTTCGGATGGCTACAGAAGAAACGGAAGAAGAAACTCTCGCTACCCCAGGAACTCCCGGGGCTATTCTAAGAACTCCCGAGGTAGATGGTGA
- a CDS encoding transglutaminase-like domain-containing protein: MMRRSLAALIIAFMVIIAGCLSVTPETGTPGGTAYPSTTSTTPPSTPTPGSSPATWTNPLVKWENATVSLPSQDAELNCPGILWRYILRDALPCMLSREELEVISPLAEELKGEDLTQSAWNVLAWEGEWLSYDWEKAKQPFAKVIIYPDGRQEVVEGQNNTIQTPYETIMKRTGVCTDYTVLTDALLLAMNYSPLYAMAINLTDLGHATALVKINGWYFALDQHLPPMDLGAYYRYWERQGSRIINATLYEITPGEEKATVKVLGVVTGEEFLNQDYTMGDADARNLAVSMMNSLYSRFGLKADESLKSLSDGKLPKGYKAGWTWGVTYYNLADYYHPFFHEQYTEWLVSQMLSDTEFAGYVQKSDAVWIEVRVEGEDLILTIYLGSS, translated from the coding sequence ATGATGAGAAGGTCCCTCGCGGCACTTATCATCGCGTTCATGGTCATCATCGCGGGTTGCCTCTCGGTCACTCCGGAGACCGGAACGCCCGGAGGCACGGCATACCCATCCACGACTTCAACTACTCCTCCCTCGACCCCAACGCCCGGTTCATCCCCGGCAACCTGGACGAATCCCCTCGTTAAATGGGAGAACGCAACGGTCTCCTTGCCGAGCCAGGACGCCGAGCTCAACTGTCCGGGAATCCTCTGGCGCTACATTCTCAGGGACGCACTCCCCTGTATGCTGAGTAGGGAAGAGCTTGAAGTCATATCGCCCCTCGCGGAGGAGCTCAAGGGTGAAGACCTCACCCAAAGCGCCTGGAACGTCCTCGCCTGGGAAGGGGAGTGGCTGAGCTACGACTGGGAGAAGGCCAAGCAGCCCTTCGCCAAGGTCATAATATATCCCGACGGGCGGCAGGAGGTCGTTGAGGGGCAGAACAACACGATTCAGACCCCCTACGAGACGATAATGAAGAGAACCGGGGTATGCACCGACTACACCGTTCTCACGGATGCCCTGCTCTTGGCCATGAACTACTCGCCCCTCTACGCGATGGCCATAAACCTCACTGATTTGGGGCACGCAACGGCCTTGGTAAAAATAAACGGCTGGTACTTTGCCCTCGACCAGCACCTTCCGCCCATGGATCTGGGTGCCTACTACCGCTACTGGGAGCGGCAGGGGAGCAGGATAATCAACGCCACGCTCTACGAAATAACGCCGGGCGAAGAGAAGGCCACCGTCAAGGTTCTCGGCGTCGTTACCGGCGAGGAGTTCCTCAACCAGGATTACACCATGGGCGATGCCGACGCGAGGAATTTAGCCGTCTCGATGATGAACTCTCTGTATAGCCGGTTCGGCCTGAAGGCCGATGAATCCCTGAAAAGCCTCTCCGACGGAAAGCTCCCGAAGGGATACAAGGCCGGCTGGACGTGGGGGGTTACCTATTACAACCTGGCCGACTACTACCACCCGTTTTTCCACGAACAGTACACCGAGTGGCTGGTCTCTCAGATGCTTTCAGACACGGAGTTCGCAGGCTACGTTCAGAAGAGCGACGCGGTCTGGATAGAGGTTAGAGTAGAGGGCGAGGATTTGATCCTCACCATCTACCTCGGGAGTTCTTAG
- a CDS encoding M42 family metallopeptidase, with amino-acid sequence MVDYELLKRIIEAPGVSGYEFLGVRDVVIEAFKPYVDEITVDKLGNVIAHKKGKGPKVMLAGHMDQIGLMVTHIEKNGFLRVAPVGGVDPRTLIAQRFKVWIGPNEFVYGVGGSVPPHIQKPEQRNKAPTWDQVFIDIGAESKEEAEEMGAVITWDGRLERLGKHRLVSIAHDDRIAVYILVEAARQLAETDADVYFVATVQEEVGLRGAKVSSFGIDPDYGFALDVTIAADVPGTPEHKQISQLGKGVAIKIMDRSVICHPTIVRWMEEIAKKHEIPYQWDILTGGGTDAGAIHLNKAGVPSGGISIPARYIHSNTEVVDERDVDAAVKLTVKVLEEIPELKL; translated from the coding sequence ATGGTTGACTACGAACTTCTCAAAAGGATTATAGAGGCACCGGGCGTTTCCGGATACGAGTTCCTCGGCGTCAGGGACGTTGTTATCGAGGCCTTTAAGCCCTACGTCGACGAGATAACCGTCGACAAGCTCGGCAACGTTATCGCCCACAAGAAGGGTAAGGGTCCGAAGGTCATGCTCGCCGGACACATGGACCAGATTGGCCTCATGGTGACCCACATCGAGAAGAACGGATTCCTCCGCGTTGCACCGGTTGGCGGTGTTGACCCAAGGACTCTCATCGCCCAGCGCTTCAAGGTCTGGATCGGCCCGAACGAGTTCGTCTACGGCGTCGGTGGAAGCGTTCCGCCGCACATCCAGAAGCCGGAGCAGAGGAACAAGGCCCCGACCTGGGACCAGGTCTTCATAGACATAGGCGCCGAGAGCAAGGAAGAGGCCGAGGAAATGGGCGCCGTCATCACCTGGGACGGCAGGCTCGAGAGGCTCGGAAAGCACCGCCTCGTCAGCATAGCCCACGACGACAGGATAGCGGTTTACATCCTCGTCGAGGCCGCGAGACAGCTGGCCGAGACTGATGCAGATGTCTACTTCGTCGCCACCGTCCAGGAGGAGGTCGGCCTCCGCGGTGCGAAGGTCTCGTCCTTCGGCATAGACCCCGACTACGGCTTCGCACTCGACGTCACCATAGCGGCAGACGTTCCCGGAACGCCGGAGCACAAGCAGATAAGCCAGCTCGGAAAGGGCGTCGCGATTAAGATAATGGACCGCTCCGTCATCTGCCACCCGACAATCGTCCGCTGGATGGAGGAGATAGCCAAGAAGCACGAGATTCCCTACCAGTGGGACATCCTCACCGGCGGTGGAACCGACGCGGGAGCGATACACCTCAACAAGGCCGGCGTCCCGAGCGGCGGAATAAGCATTCCAGCGCGCTACATCCACTCCAACACGGAGGTCGTTGACGAGCGCGACGTCGATGCAGCCGTTAAGCTGACCGTCAAGGTTCTTGAGGAGATTCCGGAGCTGAAGCTCTGA
- a CDS encoding helicase C-terminal domain-containing protein codes for MSETGEGFEYFPYEELRPHQREFIDLVAEAVKNGENAIIEAPTGFGKTVSVLAGILPYAKEMGYKVLYLARTHRQMDRVIEELKAINRKNPVSGVELRSRKDLCLHTYLTQFTSDAYTAMVVCKNLKKLKKCEFYENEKKKKTEFDELVKFFLSEPSHPAEILSYAETLELCPYDLTKRIAEKADVIVASYLYLLSPTIRENFISSLDVDYSDLIVVFDEAHNLPDQAISALSDRISIHTVNRAIKEADEYNEHEIANFLSIFGRGLEILYDEKLKDRDVHETPIQPELVFAHVIDILSLDTRRLVRILNDMVAVGDAIREDRIEKGKPPRSYIGRVGEFLLFWLSLIGREDYLFLMSRDRGLSLELVALDPSKALGFIRNVQSAVFMSGTLTPMEAFRDVMGIENVRMKKFPRMVKRENAQVLVAKDVSTRGDERSLQVYRRMVEYIVEVAKLIPKNVGVFTASYEVLQGLLSANLQVRLEETGKAIFIEKQGVSSAENDAMIASFKAHAKGRGAVLLGVMGGRNSEGQDYSGDEMNGVVLVGIPYARPTPRVQAQIRYFERKFPGKGRYYGYYLPAHRKLVQAAGRVHRSAEEKGSIIVLDYRLLWSSIKKDLPDWMRESMRPVDLPRMRLYLRRFWG; via the coding sequence ATGAGCGAAACGGGCGAAGGGTTCGAGTACTTTCCCTACGAAGAACTCAGACCACACCAGCGGGAATTCATAGACCTCGTTGCGGAGGCAGTTAAAAACGGCGAGAACGCCATAATAGAGGCCCCTACCGGCTTTGGAAAGACCGTGAGCGTTCTGGCGGGGATCCTGCCTTACGCCAAGGAAATGGGCTACAAGGTTCTCTATCTAGCCAGAACCCACAGACAGATGGACAGGGTTATAGAGGAGCTGAAGGCGATAAACAGGAAGAACCCGGTTTCCGGCGTCGAACTGAGGAGCAGAAAGGACCTCTGCCTTCACACTTACCTCACCCAGTTCACGAGCGATGCCTACACCGCCATGGTCGTTTGCAAGAACCTCAAGAAGCTCAAGAAGTGCGAGTTCTACGAGAACGAGAAGAAGAAAAAGACGGAATTCGACGAGCTGGTGAAGTTCTTTCTGAGCGAGCCGAGCCATCCGGCCGAGATTCTGAGCTACGCCGAGACCTTAGAGCTGTGCCCCTACGATTTAACCAAGAGGATAGCGGAGAAGGCTGACGTCATAGTGGCCAGCTACCTCTACCTCCTCAGCCCCACCATCCGGGAGAACTTCATAAGCTCCCTTGACGTTGACTACTCCGACCTGATAGTGGTTTTTGACGAGGCCCACAACCTGCCTGATCAAGCTATCTCGGCCTTAAGCGACCGGATAAGCATACACACGGTAAACAGGGCGATAAAGGAGGCCGACGAGTACAACGAACATGAGATAGCCAACTTCCTCAGCATCTTCGGCCGCGGACTGGAGATACTCTACGACGAGAAGCTCAAGGACAGGGACGTGCACGAAACCCCCATCCAGCCGGAGCTCGTTTTTGCACACGTCATTGACATCCTGAGCCTTGACACCAGGAGGCTCGTTAGAATACTCAACGACATGGTGGCGGTTGGCGACGCCATAAGGGAGGACAGGATAGAGAAGGGCAAGCCGCCCCGCTCCTACATCGGCCGCGTCGGCGAGTTCCTCCTCTTCTGGCTCTCGCTCATTGGACGAGAGGACTACCTCTTCCTCATGAGCAGGGACAGGGGATTGAGCCTTGAGCTCGTGGCGCTGGATCCCTCGAAAGCCCTGGGCTTCATCAGAAACGTCCAGAGCGCGGTTTTCATGTCCGGAACCCTCACCCCGATGGAGGCCTTCCGCGACGTCATGGGCATCGAAAACGTCCGGATGAAAAAGTTCCCGAGGATGGTAAAGCGGGAAAACGCGCAGGTTTTAGTCGCCAAAGACGTCTCGACGAGGGGCGACGAGCGCTCGCTCCAGGTTTACAGGCGCATGGTGGAGTACATCGTCGAGGTGGCCAAGCTCATACCGAAGAACGTCGGAGTCTTCACGGCTTCCTACGAGGTCCTTCAGGGACTTCTCTCGGCAAACCTCCAGGTTCGTCTTGAGGAGACTGGAAAGGCGATATTCATTGAAAAGCAGGGCGTCAGCTCAGCAGAGAACGATGCGATGATAGCGAGCTTCAAGGCCCACGCCAAGGGCAGGGGAGCGGTGTTACTGGGAGTCATGGGGGGCAGGAACAGCGAAGGGCAGGACTACAGCGGCGACGAGATGAACGGGGTTGTGCTCGTTGGGATACCCTACGCGAGGCCAACTCCGAGGGTTCAGGCCCAGATAAGGTACTTCGAGCGCAAGTTCCCGGGGAAGGGCCGCTACTACGGCTATTATCTGCCGGCCCACAGGAAGCTCGTCCAGGCGGCTGGAAGGGTTCACCGCTCAGCCGAGGAGAAGGGGTCCATAATAGTCCTAGACTACCGCCTCCTCTGGAGTTCGATAAAGAAGGACCTGCCGGACTGGATGCGCGAGAGCATGAGGCCCGTCGATTTGCCGAGGATGAGGCTGTATTTGAGGAGGTTCTGGGGCTGA